In a genomic window of Acidilobus saccharovorans 345-15:
- a CDS encoding Cdc6/Cdc18 family protein encodes MFPLDEIDNIFEAAARSRVFKNREVLLPDYVPLELPHREAEIKRLAEVVAPALRGERPSNAFIYGLTGTGKTAVTKYVLRRLEELAKARGSSVSWIYVNVRQRETPYKVLADMGEQLGLRVPFTGLSIGELFSRIVKRLSKLEGVYIVVLDEIDFLVRKGDDVLYDLTRINEHLPRAKVSLIGITNSVKLVDSLDPRVKSSLGEEQLVFSPYNAEQLKDILSRRASMAFNEGALEEGVIPLVAALAAREHGDARRALDMLRVAGEIAEREGADRVSEDHVYRARQEIERDKASDVIRTLPLHSKLILAAILKASLTSPEGRATTGEIYDAYRQLASSLGLEEVTLRRVSGVLGELDMLGIISSRVISRGRYGKTRVVELAVSPDTVIGSLSEDPTVGSMVQSMSTKGLTGKRGRATS; translated from the coding sequence GTGTTTCCCTTGGACGAGATAGACAACATATTCGAGGCCGCCGCCAGGAGCAGGGTGTTCAAGAACAGGGAGGTGCTGCTCCCCGACTACGTGCCCCTAGAGCTGCCGCACAGGGAGGCTGAGATAAAGAGGCTGGCCGAAGTGGTGGCCCCGGCCCTCAGGGGCGAGAGGCCCAGCAACGCGTTCATCTACGGCCTCACGGGCACCGGGAAGACGGCGGTGACGAAGTACGTGCTGAGGAGGCTTGAGGAGCTTGCCAAGGCCAGGGGCTCCAGCGTGTCGTGGATATACGTCAACGTGAGGCAGAGGGAGACCCCGTACAAGGTGCTCGCCGACATGGGGGAGCAGCTGGGCCTCAGGGTGCCCTTCACGGGGCTCTCCATAGGGGAGCTGTTCTCAAGGATAGTCAAGAGGCTCTCAAAGCTTGAGGGCGTCTACATAGTTGTGCTCGATGAGATAGACTTCCTGGTCAGGAAGGGGGACGATGTCCTGTACGACCTGACCAGGATAAACGAGCACCTGCCCAGGGCCAAGGTGTCGCTGATAGGCATAACTAACAGCGTGAAGCTCGTGGACTCCCTGGACCCCAGGGTCAAGAGCAGCCTGGGCGAGGAGCAGCTGGTATTCTCGCCCTACAACGCTGAGCAGCTGAAGGACATACTCTCCAGGAGGGCCTCCATGGCGTTCAACGAGGGCGCGCTGGAGGAGGGAGTCATACCGCTTGTGGCCGCCCTGGCGGCCAGGGAGCACGGCGACGCCAGGAGGGCCCTGGACATGCTCAGGGTGGCGGGGGAGATAGCTGAGAGGGAGGGGGCTGACAGGGTGAGCGAGGACCACGTCTACAGGGCCAGGCAGGAGATAGAGAGGGACAAGGCCAGCGACGTCATAAGGACCCTGCCCCTGCACAGCAAGCTGATACTGGCGGCGATACTCAAGGCCTCGTTGACGTCGCCGGAGGGGAGGGCTACCACGGGAGAGATATACGACGCCTACAGGCAGCTGGCCTCGTCCCTAGGCCTCGAGGAGGTGACCCTGAGGAGGGTGAGCGGCGTCCTCGGGGAGCTCGACATGCTGGGCATAATAAGCAGCAGGGTGATAAGCAGGGGCAGGTACGGCAAGACAAGGGTAGTTGAGCTGGCCGTCAGCCCTGACACGGTGATAGGCTCCCTCTCGGAGGACCCCACGGTGGGCTCAATGGTCCAGTCAATGTCAACTAAGGGGCTCACTGGGAAGAGAGGGAGGGCCACTTCATGA
- a CDS encoding Trm112 family protein — protein MRYYFFELLACPVCKSPDLVLVEFRVDESRANVDPAKVRCRETCYLLRRPAAQVPLETCAQCVNKDVVEGVLVCRSCGRWYPIIDGIPRMLDDKFRKVKEDVAWLTSHLDRVPEDVRKLMKWPSLSSQ, from the coding sequence GTGAGGTACTACTTCTTTGAGCTGCTTGCCTGCCCCGTGTGCAAGAGCCCTGACCTGGTGCTGGTAGAGTTCAGGGTTGACGAGAGCAGGGCCAACGTTGACCCAGCCAAGGTTAGGTGCAGGGAGACCTGCTACCTGCTCAGGAGGCCCGCGGCCCAGGTGCCCCTGGAGACCTGCGCCCAGTGCGTCAACAAGGACGTCGTAGAGGGGGTCCTAGTCTGCAGGAGCTGCGGCAGGTGGTACCCAATAATTGACGGCATACCGAGGATGCTGGACGACAAGTTCAGGAAGGTTAAGGAGGACGTGGCCTGGCTCACCTCACACCTTGACAGGGTGCCGGAGGACGTGAGGAAGCTCATGAAGTGGCCCTCCCTCTCTTCCCAGTGA
- a CDS encoding aldehyde dehydrogenase family protein, translating into MPFVNENTYNRYVAEGREEEFHRLYEAALEKVKEELGREYPILIGKEEVRTEKKIVERSPIDTSIVVGVFQSGSVEDVSRAVDVAKAAFKEWSSVDWRDRVELSLKAAEEIRRQKFELAALMTYENGKNRFESVAEIDETIDYFTYYAHILEENRGFVREMESRIYRNEHAYSVMRPYGAWLIMAPFNFPAAITTTMTLGAVITGNTVVVKPSPHTPLLPYKMVEAMRRAGFPPEVVNYITVENEVIAKYLETDNKLDGLAFTGSKEVGQRLLKQFINIRPRPAVLELGGKNATIVTAKADLNKAVEGVFRGAFGFGAQKCSATARVFVEAPVYDKFVEMLVERVKNAVIGDPRRRETFLGPIINKAAVEKYRRFIEQAKREGGRILVGGRVIEEEKSYLVEPTVVVDLPYTSDLWRTELFVPILLVMKVDSLEEAVRYANDVDYGLTAGIFSEDPKEVQYFFDNIEAGVTYANRVVGSTTGAMPGVQPFGGWKGSGWTGRNAGGPYYLLSFMREQARTWYD; encoded by the coding sequence ATGCCATTCGTGAACGAGAACACATACAACAGGTACGTGGCCGAGGGCAGGGAGGAGGAGTTCCACAGGCTTTACGAGGCGGCCCTCGAGAAGGTGAAGGAGGAGCTTGGCAGGGAGTACCCGATCCTGATAGGCAAGGAGGAGGTCAGGACGGAGAAGAAGATTGTCGAGAGGTCCCCCATAGACACCTCCATAGTGGTGGGCGTCTTCCAGTCAGGGAGCGTTGAAGACGTCTCACGCGCTGTTGACGTGGCTAAGGCCGCGTTCAAGGAGTGGTCCTCCGTTGACTGGAGGGACAGGGTCGAGCTGTCGCTGAAGGCGGCGGAGGAGATAAGGAGGCAGAAGTTCGAGCTGGCGGCGCTCATGACTTACGAGAACGGCAAGAACAGGTTTGAGAGCGTCGCAGAGATAGACGAGACTATAGACTACTTCACGTACTACGCCCACATACTTGAGGAGAACAGGGGCTTCGTGAGGGAGATGGAGAGCCGCATATACAGGAACGAGCACGCCTACTCCGTTATGAGGCCCTACGGCGCGTGGCTGATAATGGCCCCCTTCAACTTCCCGGCAGCAATAACGACAACTATGACCCTCGGCGCGGTGATAACAGGCAACACAGTAGTGGTGAAGCCGTCGCCCCACACGCCGCTCCTGCCCTACAAGATGGTTGAGGCCATGAGGAGGGCAGGCTTCCCGCCGGAGGTCGTCAACTACATAACCGTCGAGAACGAGGTGATAGCCAAGTACCTCGAGACTGACAACAAGTTGGACGGCCTCGCCTTCACGGGCTCCAAGGAGGTGGGCCAGAGGCTGCTGAAGCAGTTCATAAACATAAGGCCAAGGCCGGCCGTGCTGGAGCTGGGAGGCAAGAACGCCACGATAGTGACCGCCAAGGCGGACCTGAACAAGGCGGTCGAGGGGGTCTTCAGGGGAGCCTTCGGCTTCGGGGCCCAGAAGTGCTCGGCCACCGCCAGGGTCTTCGTTGAGGCCCCAGTTTACGACAAGTTCGTGGAGATGCTCGTGGAGAGGGTCAAGAATGCAGTCATAGGCGACCCGAGGAGGAGGGAGACGTTCCTCGGGCCAATAATAAACAAGGCCGCGGTGGAGAAGTACAGGAGGTTCATAGAGCAGGCCAAGAGGGAGGGCGGGAGGATACTAGTGGGAGGCCGCGTCATTGAGGAGGAGAAGAGCTACCTGGTCGAGCCCACAGTGGTCGTGGACCTGCCGTACACCAGCGACCTCTGGAGGACGGAGCTCTTCGTGCCGATACTGCTAGTGATGAAGGTGGACAGCCTGGAGGAGGCGGTAAGGTACGCCAACGACGTGGACTACGGCCTGACCGCTGGGATATTCTCAGAGGACCCGAAGGAGGTCCAGTACTTCTTCGACAACATAGAGGCCGGCGTCACCTACGCCAACAGGGTGGTGGGCTCCACGACCGGCGCTATGCCAGGCGTGCAGCCCTTCGGAGGCTGGAAGGGCTCAGGCTGGACCGGCAGGAACGCCGGAGGGCCGTACTACCTGCTCTCGTTCATGAGGGAGCAGGCCCGGACCTGGTACGACTGA
- a CDS encoding DUF973 family protein has translation MSQELEGIRRLRSGALYMIIVPLLLMLLPAVVALGFGLTGYPRTIVGPGMVHVRYVSYGGAAALGALTAAVALGVVSLVLMVLSFVNLREGFSMLALAGRGGLTGSAGVIVVLVGILIVIVGALLSLIGGLLLIMVGLVIIVVGYIFIGVGFFEVGSSYNNGILEAGGILVAIPLLITSFVGLIFCYVGLGEVETKLGTQAAGSKS, from the coding sequence ATGTCGCAGGAGCTCGAGGGCATAAGGAGGCTGAGGTCAGGAGCGCTTTACATGATAATAGTGCCGCTGCTCCTCATGCTTCTGCCGGCGGTGGTCGCCCTGGGCTTTGGCCTAACCGGGTACCCCAGGACCATAGTTGGCCCTGGCATGGTGCACGTCAGGTACGTGAGCTACGGCGGGGCGGCCGCCCTGGGGGCCCTGACGGCGGCCGTGGCCCTGGGCGTCGTATCGCTGGTCCTGATGGTCCTCTCCTTTGTCAACCTCAGGGAGGGCTTCAGCATGCTGGCCCTTGCCGGCAGGGGAGGCCTCACGGGCTCCGCGGGAGTCATAGTGGTCCTTGTCGGGATACTGATAGTCATAGTAGGGGCTCTGCTGAGCCTCATAGGGGGCCTCCTGCTCATAATGGTTGGCCTGGTTATCATCGTGGTTGGGTATATCTTCATAGGCGTGGGCTTCTTTGAGGTCGGCTCCTCCTACAACAACGGCATCCTTGAGGCGGGCGGCATCCTGGTGGCCATACCGCTGCTCATAACCAGCTTCGTAGGCCTCATATTCTGTTACGTGGGCCTGGGCGAGGTGGAGACAAAGCTTGGCACCCAGGCCGCCGGTTCAAAGAGTTAA
- a CDS encoding SPASM domain-containing protein, translating to MTPKEAVYVVRRAAELQGRSNLVIAPIGVPWYYAYLASKSGLPLGVSRYFVYGCAAGRGMFYIKPDGEVWPCPFLPVSAGNAAREPASRIWNSPLFRSLRSRDSLQGACGSCRFKEVCGGCRARTYIRHDSPYAEDPLCPLSNGAEDLVRAVEAAEPTPCTAPIVIG from the coding sequence TTGACGCCGAAGGAGGCCGTCTACGTTGTCAGGAGGGCAGCGGAGCTCCAGGGCAGGTCAAACCTGGTGATAGCTCCCATAGGCGTGCCCTGGTACTACGCTTACCTTGCCTCCAAGTCAGGCCTGCCCCTTGGCGTCTCCAGGTACTTCGTCTACGGCTGCGCCGCAGGCAGGGGGATGTTCTACATAAAGCCTGACGGCGAGGTCTGGCCCTGCCCGTTCCTGCCCGTCTCAGCCGGCAACGCGGCCAGGGAGCCGGCCTCAAGGATATGGAACAGCCCCCTGTTCAGGTCCCTGAGGTCAAGGGACTCCCTACAGGGGGCCTGCGGGTCCTGCAGGTTCAAGGAAGTCTGCGGCGGCTGCAGGGCAAGGACCTACATAAGGCATGACAGCCCCTACGCCGAGGACCCCCTATGCCCGCTCTCAAATGGGGCTGAGGACCTGGTCAGGGCTGTCGAGGCTGCCGAGCCGACGCCCTGCACTGCCCCCATAGTCATAGGGTAG
- the glmM gene encoding phosphoglucosamine mutase, translating into MAKLFGTDGVRGVVGDLMTPTFALKMGHAIGAYFGPGSRVLLARDARAAGDALARAVAAGLMAEGVKVYYAGMVPTPTMQYGVKALGFDGGVMITASHNPREYNGIKVIEHDGVEIPHEREPIIEDYYFKGHETNLPWRSMVYDVADVSQVVIDTYVKAVVSQVDSDLIAKKGFTVLVDCANSVGAVTTPLILRELGVRAITVNCNLDPGFPGRNPEPNEENLALTLRFVREAGVNMGVAHDGDADRAILIDERGRLIWGDRAGALLTRFVVESGRWKGLPMRTYTAVSSSQLVEEYLRPTGVEVRWTPVGSVTIARTILSEGGAISGFEDNGGYMHVPHHTVRDGGMTTALALYMLALEGRSLGELYDSLPQYYAIKTKVEATREQALCGVEAVKEAFSGYRQITIDGVKVIGDDFWVLVRPSGTEPIMRISVEARTRERAEAIVKQVEDLYRSRCGGAGK; encoded by the coding sequence TTGGCTAAGCTGTTTGGCACTGACGGCGTCAGGGGGGTTGTCGGGGACCTCATGACTCCCACCTTCGCACTGAAGATGGGGCACGCCATAGGCGCCTACTTCGGCCCCGGGTCCAGGGTGCTGCTGGCCAGGGACGCCAGGGCAGCTGGGGACGCCCTGGCCAGGGCGGTTGCCGCGGGGCTCATGGCTGAGGGGGTAAAGGTGTATTACGCCGGCATGGTGCCCACCCCCACAATGCAGTACGGGGTCAAGGCCCTGGGCTTTGACGGGGGCGTCATGATAACAGCCAGCCACAACCCGAGGGAGTACAACGGAATAAAGGTGATTGAGCACGACGGCGTTGAGATACCCCACGAGAGGGAGCCCATAATAGAGGACTACTACTTCAAGGGCCACGAGACCAACCTGCCGTGGAGGTCAATGGTATATGACGTCGCCGACGTGAGCCAGGTGGTCATAGACACGTACGTTAAGGCGGTCGTCTCCCAGGTCGACAGCGACCTTATAGCGAAGAAGGGGTTCACGGTCCTAGTGGACTGCGCCAACAGCGTCGGCGCCGTCACGACCCCCCTGATACTCAGGGAGCTGGGGGTTAGGGCCATAACTGTGAACTGCAACCTCGACCCCGGCTTCCCGGGGAGGAACCCGGAGCCCAACGAGGAGAACCTTGCCCTCACGCTCAGGTTCGTGAGGGAGGCGGGCGTCAACATGGGTGTTGCCCACGACGGCGACGCCGACAGGGCCATACTGATAGACGAGAGGGGGAGGCTCATATGGGGCGACAGGGCAGGCGCCCTGCTGACTCGCTTCGTTGTTGAGAGCGGCAGGTGGAAGGGCCTGCCCATGAGGACCTACACCGCCGTCTCGAGCAGCCAGCTGGTCGAGGAGTACCTGAGGCCGACGGGCGTTGAGGTCAGGTGGACGCCCGTGGGCAGCGTCACCATAGCGAGGACAATATTAAGCGAGGGAGGGGCCATAAGCGGCTTCGAGGACAACGGCGGCTACATGCACGTGCCACATCACACCGTCAGGGACGGGGGCATGACCACAGCCCTTGCCCTCTACATGCTTGCCCTCGAGGGCAGGAGCCTCGGGGAGCTCTACGACTCGCTGCCCCAGTACTACGCCATAAAGACCAAGGTGGAGGCCACCAGGGAGCAGGCGCTGTGCGGCGTCGAGGCCGTCAAGGAGGCCTTCTCGGGCTACAGGCAGATAACCATAGACGGGGTCAAGGTGATAGGCGACGACTTCTGGGTCCTCGTGAGGCCCAGCGGGACCGAGCCAATAATGAGGATATCGGTGGAGGCCAGGACAAGGGAGAGGGCGGAGGCCATAGTTAAGCAGGTCGAGGACCTGTACCGCTCCAGGTGCGGGGGAGCCGGGAAGTGA
- a CDS encoding YeeE/YedE thiosulfate transporter family protein — protein MANPTVPQEAEEKRDREAYWTISGVLLALAIILLGLGLYFQLDLHHQPAPLLLGILAGFVLATPLEIWNWGDPDIVWRVVSFQDRFLMVCFGFAIGLGALLLYGLYLIPGTAPHFGIKDFFVPGIVVGGLLFGIGVGLSGYFPGLIWISLGQGRRDAIYAVIGGLLGALTWSLIFGAARGFFWNTLNFGPITWATLAGFSMSDRLGYFAVAVVFFIIMFSMFMFLPRYPGQPVRQSCAYHLSGASKESTVWEEVVAEEMRKYPKANKFITRLTNESSIRNSRSIILLGIAFTVTAVAVIYLRQIFGESTTFSWIGAQIAYAINPRWAAANPYWQLFGGLGFKNGVPYDKPFSEIGWEPFSDLGTFLGALISSLFVTRRFMGYRRQVPTLWARRFGDSEAKRALGSFFGAYLVLFGARMANGCASGHILSGNTQMAISSFVFMIFVLIGAWITLYGVLGLRINKWGFRK, from the coding sequence GTGGCGAATCCAACTGTGCCGCAGGAGGCCGAGGAGAAGAGGGACAGGGAGGCCTACTGGACCATAAGCGGCGTCCTGCTGGCGCTCGCCATAATACTCCTCGGGCTTGGCCTCTACTTCCAGCTTGACCTGCACCACCAGCCTGCCCCGCTGCTCCTCGGCATACTTGCGGGCTTCGTGCTGGCCACCCCGCTGGAGATCTGGAACTGGGGTGACCCTGACATAGTCTGGAGGGTCGTGTCCTTCCAGGACAGGTTCCTAATGGTGTGCTTCGGCTTCGCCATTGGGCTTGGGGCCCTGCTCCTCTACGGCCTCTACCTGATACCTGGCACCGCGCCCCACTTCGGCATCAAGGACTTCTTCGTGCCCGGCATTGTAGTTGGAGGCCTGCTCTTCGGCATAGGGGTTGGCCTCTCAGGGTACTTCCCAGGGCTGATATGGATAAGCCTCGGCCAGGGCAGGAGGGACGCCATATACGCTGTGATAGGCGGCCTGCTCGGCGCCCTCACCTGGTCGCTGATATTCGGCGCCGCCAGGGGCTTCTTCTGGAACACCCTCAACTTCGGCCCAATAACCTGGGCCACTCTGGCTGGCTTCAGCATGTCTGACAGGCTCGGGTACTTTGCCGTTGCAGTGGTGTTCTTCATAATAATGTTCAGCATGTTCATGTTCCTGCCAAGGTACCCAGGGCAGCCTGTGAGGCAGTCCTGCGCCTACCACCTGTCGGGCGCCAGCAAGGAGTCGACCGTCTGGGAGGAGGTCGTAGCTGAGGAGATGAGGAAGTACCCTAAGGCTAACAAGTTCATAACAAGGCTGACCAACGAGAGCAGCATAAGGAACTCGAGGTCCATCATACTGCTGGGCATAGCCTTCACAGTGACGGCCGTGGCCGTTATCTACCTCAGGCAGATCTTCGGCGAGTCCACCACGTTCTCATGGATAGGCGCGCAGATAGCCTACGCCATCAACCCGAGGTGGGCAGCCGCTAACCCCTACTGGCAGCTCTTCGGAGGCCTCGGCTTCAAGAACGGGGTGCCGTACGACAAGCCCTTCAGCGAGATAGGCTGGGAGCCCTTCAGCGACCTCGGCACCTTCCTGGGAGCGCTGATAAGCTCGCTCTTCGTCACGAGGAGGTTCATGGGCTACAGGAGGCAGGTGCCGACCCTGTGGGCCAGGAGGTTCGGCGACAGCGAGGCCAAGAGGGCCCTCGGCAGCTTCTTCGGCGCCTACCTGGTGCTCTTCGGCGCCAGGATGGCCAACGGCTGCGCCAGCGGGCACATACTGAGCGGCAACACCCAGATGGCCATATCAAGCTTCGTCTTCATGATATTCGTGCTTATAGGCGCCTGGATAACCCTCTACGGCGTGCTCGGCCTGAGGATAAACAAGTGGGGCTTCAGGAAATAA
- a CDS encoding MFS transporter, producing the protein MVKLIRVLSSAAVSVVTPLYLESLGLGPLYVGAAVVLMVLGNVASNLLVARLHGQGLRLTLMAMSALTAASGVALYASREVAVIMAFLALGNISTTGTEAGPYQSVETSVIPLVSRDPQMAYTIYNFLGYAASSLGSLAVTPLRDLRAVYLGLVASGLAMLALYSRLTMPARRPGKRYFSNERSRSTAALLAAMFAADAFGGGLVSLSLLSFWFHYRYGVGLNRLGPLFSVALALTGVSILATYPLARRYGNLNIMVFSHLASNVFLVGVALSPNFTLAAATLLARQSLSQMDVPTRQAFMSEVFPREDLAPANSLTNTARLLASLPGGAIVGALVSVGAVQLPVLLAGMIKVGYDISIYAKFRGPYRALRPAGGRGPH; encoded by the coding sequence CTGGTTAAGTTAATCAGGGTGCTGAGCTCGGCCGCTGTCAGCGTCGTGACGCCCCTGTACCTGGAGTCGCTCGGACTTGGACCGCTCTACGTCGGCGCTGCCGTTGTGCTCATGGTTTTAGGCAACGTGGCGTCAAACCTCTTGGTGGCCAGGCTCCACGGACAGGGCCTCAGGCTGACCCTGATGGCAATGTCGGCGCTGACGGCCGCCAGCGGCGTCGCCCTCTACGCCTCCAGGGAAGTGGCTGTCATAATGGCGTTCCTGGCGCTTGGCAACATAAGCACCACGGGCACCGAGGCGGGGCCGTACCAGTCCGTCGAGACGTCAGTGATACCGCTGGTCTCCAGGGACCCCCAGATGGCATACACGATCTACAACTTCCTTGGCTACGCCGCCTCGTCGCTGGGAAGCCTTGCCGTGACGCCCCTCAGGGACCTCAGGGCGGTCTACCTGGGCCTCGTGGCCTCAGGCCTGGCGATGCTGGCCCTCTACTCCAGGCTCACAATGCCGGCCAGGAGGCCAGGCAAGAGGTACTTCTCTAACGAGAGGTCGAGGTCAACGGCCGCCCTGCTGGCCGCCATGTTTGCGGCCGACGCCTTCGGAGGGGGGCTCGTGTCGCTGTCCCTGCTCTCCTTCTGGTTCCACTACCGCTACGGCGTCGGCCTGAACAGGCTTGGGCCGCTCTTCTCCGTAGCGTTAGCCTTAACCGGGGTCTCCATACTGGCCACGTACCCGCTGGCAAGGCGTTATGGCAACCTAAACATCATGGTATTCAGCCACCTCGCGTCTAACGTCTTCCTTGTCGGCGTGGCCCTCTCGCCCAACTTCACCCTGGCGGCGGCCACGCTGCTGGCAAGGCAGTCGCTCTCCCAGATGGACGTGCCTACGAGGCAGGCCTTCATGTCCGAGGTGTTTCCCAGGGAGGACCTGGCCCCGGCCAACTCGCTGACTAACACCGCTAGGCTGCTGGCCTCCCTGCCGGGCGGTGCAATAGTTGGCGCCCTGGTAAGCGTTGGGGCCGTCCAGCTGCCGGTGCTCCTGGCGGGGATGATAAAGGTAGGGTATGACATTAGCATCTACGCCAAGTTCAGGGGCCCCTACAGGGCGCTGAGGCCCGCGGGAGGCAGGGGGCCTCATTAA
- a CDS encoding DUF973 family protein, with protein sequence MSNSGELEGVGDLKRGLIYIFISDLLSSVFYVSGFITHSASPIVEVVSLLIGLVLAVMALMNLRRGFTTLSSMGKGGSLGASGVMLIVVGLAIALLGILLMFIVLLGGAAVAIMGLVIIIVGFVMIGVGFYSVGSAYNNSTLKIGGILTALFFVPFLPLVGLILDYVGLGEVEGQLRASQASQPGAAPTVSPPTL encoded by the coding sequence TTGTCCAACAGCGGCGAGCTTGAGGGAGTTGGGGACCTCAAGAGGGGCCTGATCTACATTTTCATATCAGACCTCCTGAGCAGCGTTTTCTACGTGTCTGGCTTCATAACCCACTCGGCATCGCCAATAGTTGAAGTCGTGTCGTTGCTGATAGGCCTAGTATTAGCCGTGATGGCGCTTATGAACCTCAGGAGAGGCTTCACCACGCTCTCCTCCATGGGCAAGGGAGGGTCCTTAGGGGCCTCCGGCGTGATGCTCATTGTTGTGGGCCTGGCGATAGCGTTACTCGGAATCCTGCTGATGTTCATAGTCCTCCTCGGCGGCGCCGCGGTGGCGATAATGGGCCTGGTAATAATAATCGTGGGGTTTGTGATGATTGGCGTGGGCTTTTACAGCGTAGGCAGCGCCTACAACAACAGCACCCTGAAGATAGGCGGGATACTCACCGCCCTGTTCTTCGTGCCGTTCCTCCCTCTGGTGGGCCTCATATTAGACTACGTCGGCCTGGGCGAGGTTGAGGGGCAGCTGAGGGCCTCCCAGGCGAGCCAGCCAGGCGCGGCGCCTACAGTGTCGCCCCCTACCCTATGA